One genomic segment of Rutidosis leptorrhynchoides isolate AG116_Rl617_1_P2 unplaced genomic scaffold, CSIRO_AGI_Rlap_v1 contig155, whole genome shotgun sequence includes these proteins:
- the LOC139881438 gene encoding pleiotropic drug resistance protein 1-like isoform X2, producing the protein MEGTSPSFRSFRGSFRTNSASIWRDGGGAVAFSSSLRRDERDDEEALKWAAIERLPTVDRVRKGLLNAIEGETSEVDITKLGFQDRKDLIERLVNDTDVDNERFLMKLRRRLDRVGIEIPTLDVRFENLRVEAEAQVGSRALPSFTNFSINMVEGLLQALHLYSSQKRHLNILQGISGRIKPSRLTLLLGPPGSGKTTFLLALAGRLDKDLSCSGKITYNGHGIQEFVAQRTAAYISQHDLHVPEMTVRETLAFSARCQGVGNRFEMLAELSRREKEANIMPDPDLDIFMKSVSIEGQESSVITEYILKVLGLEICADTMVGDDMIRGISGGQKKRVTTGEMLVGPARLFLMDEISTGLDSSTTYQIVNMLKQYIHIFKGTTVISLLQPPPETYKLFDDIILLSDGQIVYQGPRENILEFFESMGFKCPERKGEADFLQEVTSKKDQQQYWVSIDRPYNYISVKEFADAFQSFHVGRGIQQELATPFDKSKEDPTLLTTKKYGVTTNELMKACFSREFLLMKRNSLLYIFKILQLMIMSLIGSTLFLRVKMHKDTVTDAVIYMGSLFFTVVMLTFNGMAEIPLVSFKLPVFYKQRDLLFFPAWANVIPQWILCIPVSFIEALVWVVISYYTVGYDPDATRFFKQWLLLGLLNMMATTLFRVVASIGRNMTISTTLGSFAMCILFVNCGYVLSRDKVKKWWIWAYWISPLMYADAAIYSNEFLGDSWSKIDPATNETLGVTVMKSRAFFPHEYWYWIGVGALIVLIIILNGLFTIFLTLLNAYDKQQAVLLEPEINENSNSERGAVDLTSQEYLSTGQSSSAAVQPTEERNRGMILPFEPHSLSFDNVTYSVDMPQAMKAQGVTDDTLMLLRGVSGSFRPGVLTALMGVSGAGKTTLMDVLAGRKTGGYIDGNISISGYIKKQETFARISGYCEQNDIHSPYVTVHESLMYSAWLRLSPDVDADTRKRFVEEVMELVELESLRGAIVGLPGVSGLSTEQRKRLTIAVELVANPSIIFMDEPTSGLDARAAAIVMRTVRNTVDTGRTVVCTIHQPSIDIFEAFDELFLLKRGGQEIYVGPLGQHSCELIKYFESIEGVPKIREGVNPATWMLEVTTTSQEAHLGVDFTEIYQNSELYRRNKEVINELSIPTPGSKDLYFKTQYSQPFLTQCMACLWKQRLSYWRNPPYTAIRFYYTLIVAFAFGTMFWDLGNKMSSMKDLSNAMGSMHAAVLFVGTLYAGGSQPIVSIERIVFYRETAAGMYSALPYAVGQVLVEIPYVMIQGIMYSVVVYSMMGFEWTVAKFFWYVFFFTLSLLYFTFYGMLTVAVTPTFPTAVITSSAFFAIWNLFTGFIVPRSHIPVWWRWYYWACPLAWTLYGLFASQYGDKEEMVEDIGQTVKEFLYSYYGYKHNFLGVVAVVSLAFPVFFAVIFAVCIKIFNFQNR; encoded by the exons ATGGAGGGAACTTCTCCAAGTTTTCGAAGTTTCCGTGGAAGTTTCCGGACAAATAGTGCTTCAATATGGAGAGATGGTGGCGGCGCGGTGGCTTTCTCTTCGTCACTTCGAAGAGATGAAAGGGACGACGAGGAAGCTCTTAAGTGGGCTGCCATTGAGAGGCTCCCAACTGTCGATCGCGTAAGGAAAGGCTTGCTGAATGCAATTGAAGGTGAAACTAGTGAAGTTGATATTACCAAACTTGGGTTTCAAGATAGAAAAGATTTGATCGAGCGGCTAGTGAACGATACTGATGTCGATAATGAGAGGTTCTTGATGAAACTCAGAAGACGCCTTGACAG AGTTGGAATAGAAATTCCTACACTTGACGTTCGATTCGAAAATTTAAGAGTTGAAGCAGAGGCGCAAGTTGGAAGTAGAGCTCTGCCCTCATTTACAAATTTCTCAATCAACATGGTTGAA GGTTTGTTGCAAGCTCTCCATCTATATTCAAGCCAGAAAAGGCACCTCAACATTCTTCAAGGAATCAGTGGAAGAATAAAGCCTTCCAG GTTAACATTGTTATTAGGTCCTCCAGGTTCTGGAAAGACAACGTTCTTGTTAGCATTGGCCGGAAGACTCGACAAGGACCTTTCG TGCTCTGGGAAGATTACTTACAACGGTCATGGCATTCAAGAGTTTGTCGCCCAACGAACTGCAGCCTATATAAGTCAACATGATCTTCATGTCCCAGAAATGACAGTGCGAGAAACTTTAGCATTCTCTGCTAGATGCCAGGGGGTTGGAAATCGTTTTG AAATGTTAGCAGAATTGTCCAGAAGAGAAAAGGAAGCCAACATTATGCCTGATCCTGATCTTGATATCTTCATGAAG TCGGTATCAATTGAAGGACAAGAGTCAAGTGTGATAACAGAGTATATTTTGAAG GTTTTGGGACTAGAAATATGTGCAGACACTATGGTAGGAGATGATATGATCAGGGGTATCTCCGGTGGACAGAAAAAACGTGTCACAACTG GTGAAATGCTTGTCGGACCAGCGAGACTGTTTCTGATGGATGAGATATCAACTGGACTGGACAGCTCAACAACATATCAGATTGTCAATATGCTTAAGCAATACATTCACATCTTCAAAGGAACAACCGTTATCTCTCTGCTGCAACCCCCACCGGAGACTTACAAGCTTTTCGACGACATTATCCTCCTCTCCGATGGCCAGATTGTTTACCAGGGTCCACGTGAAAATATTCTCGAGTTCTTTGAATCCATGGGGTTCAAGTGCCCGGAACGAAAAGGCGAGGCTGACTTCTTGCAAGAA GTTACATCAAAAAAAGATCAGCAACAGTATTGGGTGAGCATAGACAGGCCATACAACTACATTTCTGTGAAGGAATTTGCCGATGCGTTTCAGTCCTTCCATGTCGGAAGGGGAATCCAGCAAGAGCTTGCAACTCCATTCGATAAGAGCAAAGAGGACCCCACTCTTTTGACAACCAAAAAATATGGTGTCACTACCAATGAGTTGATGAAAGCTTGTTTCTCGAGGGAATTCTTGTTGATGAAGAGGAATTCACTTCTTTACATCTTCAAGATTCTCcaa CTTATGATAATGTCTCTAATTGGATCAACACTGTTCCTACGTGTTAAAATGCACAAAGACACAGTAACAGATGCTGTAATCTACATGGGTTCTCTGTTCTTCACCGTGGTTATGCTTACATTTAATGGAATGGCGGAGATACCGTTGGTGTCTTTTAAGCTTCCCGTGTTTTACAAACAAAGGGATCTCCTTTTCTTCCCTGCATGGGCAAATGTTATTCCTCAGTGGATTCTCTGTATCCCTGTTTCCTTCATTGAAGCACTGGTTTGGGTCGTCATCTCTTACTATACCGTCGGATATGATCCCGATGCTACGAG GTTTTTTAAGCAGTGGTTGTTGCTCGGACTTCTGAATATGATGGCTACTACTTTGTTTAGAGTGGTGGCTTCAATTGGTAGGAATATGACAATTTCCACCACATTGGGATCCTTTGCAATGTGCATACTTTTCGTCAATTGTGGCTACGTCCTCTCTAGAG ATAAAGTAAAGAAGTGGTGGATTTGGGCATACTGGATTTCGCCCCTGATGTATGCCGATGCTGCCATTTATTCAAACGAATTCCTAGGAGATAGTTGGAGCAAG ATTGATCCAGCTACAAACGAAACTCTAGGAGTTACAGTTATGAAGTCCAGGGCATTTTTTCCTCATGAATATTGGTATTGGATTGGAGTCGGGGCATTGATCGTACTTATAATCATATTGAACGGACTGTTTACTATTTTCCTCACTCTGTTAAATG CATATGATAAACAACAGGCTGTTTTGCTAGAACCCGAGATTAATGAAAATTCCAACAGTGAGCGTGGAGCTGTTGACTTAACATCCCaag AGTATTTATCAACAGGGCAGAGTAGTTCTGCTGCAGTACAGCCGACTGAAGAAAGAAATAGGGGAATGATACTTCCTTTTGAACCACATTCTCTCAGTTTTGACAATGTTACGTACTCAGTAGATATGCCTCAG GCAATGAAAGCTCAGGGTGTGACTGATGACACATTGATGCTGCTTAGGGGTGTAAGTGGTTCATTCCGGCCTGGTGTTCTCACTGCACTTATGGGCGTCAGTGGAGCCGGAAAAACTACTTTAATGGACGTACTGGCTGGTCGGAAAACTGGAGGATATATCGACGGAAACATTTCGATTTCAGGGTACATCAAGAAGCAAGAGACGTTTGCCAGGATATCAGGATACTGTGAGCAGAATGACATACATAGTCCTTATGTTACTGTCCACGAGTCTTTAATGTATTCCGCTTGGCTTCGGTTATCACCAGACGTTGATGCTGATACCCGAAAG AGGTTTGTTGAAGAAGTGATGGAGCTGGTGGAGCTAGAGTCATTGAGAGGAGCTATCGTTGGGCTACCTGGTGTGAGCGGTCTCTCAACCGAACAACGCAAGAGATTGACCATAGCCGTTGAACTAGTCGCGAACCCGTCCATCATATTCATGGATGAGCCAACTTCAGGATTAGACGCTAGAGCTGCTGCTATCGTCATGAGAACCGTTAGGAATACGGTTGACACTGGCCGAACAGTAGTATGCACCATTCATCAGCCTAGTATCGACATATTCGAAGCTTTTGACGAG ctattcctactcaagCGTGGAGGACAAGAGATCTATGTCGGACCTTTAGGTCAACATTCCTGCGAGCTAATCAAGTATTTTGAG TCAATTGAAGGAGTCCCCAAGATTAGAGAAGGCGTTAATCCAGCTACATGGATGTTGGAAGTTACAACTACGTCACAAGAAGCACATTTGGGGGTCGATTTCACGGAAATTTATCAAAATTCAGAACTATACAG GAGAAACAAAGAAGTAATCAATGAATTATCAATACCTACACCAGGCTCGAAGGACCTGTATTTCAAAACTCAATACTCGCAGCCGTTCCTGACTCAGTGCATGGCTTGTTTATGGAAGCAGCGACTGTCGTATTGGCGAAATCCTCCATATACTGCTATCAGATTTTACTATACTCTGATAGTTGCATTTGCTTTTGGCACAATGTTCTGGGACCTAGGCAATAAAAT GTCAAGTATGAAGGATTTGTCAAACGCGATGGGTTCTATGCACGCCGCTGTTCTCTTTGTCGGAACTCTATACGCAGGGGGTTCTCAGCCTATCGTTTCCATTGAGAGAATTGTATTTTACAGGGAAACAGCAGCCGGAATGTATTCAGCCTTACCTTATGCCGTAGGGCAG GTTCTTGTTGAGATTCCATATGTTATGATACAAGGAATTATGTATAGTGTTGTTGTGTACTCAATGATGGGATTTGAATGGACAGTGGCAAAGTTCTTTTGGTATGTCTTCTTCTTCACCCTCTCCTTGTTGTACTTCACATTCTACGGCATGTTGACAGTGGCCGTCACGCCAACCTTCCCGACTGCGGTCATCACCAGTTCTGCATTTTTCGCTATTTGGAATCTCTTCACTGGCTTCATTGTTCCTCGCTCG CACATTCCGGTATGGTGGAGGTGGTACTATTGGGCATGCCCATTGGCATGGACATTGTATGGTTTGTTTGCGTCGCAATATGGAGACAAAGAAGAGATGGTTGAAGACATTGGTCAAACGGTCAAAGAGTTCCTTTACAGCTACTATGGCTACAAACATAACTTCCTGGGTGTCGTTGCCGTCGTTAGTCTCGCTTTCCCAGTATTCTTTGCCGTTATCTTTGCCGTTTGTATCAAGATTTTCAACTTCCAAAACAGATAA
- the LOC139881438 gene encoding pleiotropic drug resistance protein 1-like isoform X3, which translates to MEGTSPSFRSFRGSFRTNSASIWRDGGGAVAFSSSLRRDERDDEEALKWAAIERLPTVDRVRKGLLNAIEGETSEVDITKLGFQDRKDLIERLVNDTDVDNERFLMKLRRRLDRVGIEIPTLDVRFENLRVEAEAQVGSRALPSFTNFSINMVEGLLQALHLYSSQKRHLNILQGISGRIKPSRLTLLLGPPGSGKTTFLLALAGRLDKDLSCSGKITYNGHGIQEFVAQRTAAYISQHDLHVPEMTVRETLAFSARCQGVGNRFEMLAELSRREKEANIMPDPDLDIFMKSVSIEGQESSVITEYILKVLGLEICADTMVGDDMIRGISGGQKKRVTTGEMLVGPARLFLMDEISTGLDSSTTYQIVNMLKQYIHIFKGTTVISLLQPPPETYKLFDDIILLSDGQIVYQGPRENILEFFESMGFKCPERKGEADFLQEVTSKKDQQQYWVSIDRPYNYISVKEFADAFQSFHVGRGIQQELATPFDKSKEDPTLLTTKKYGVTTNELMKACFSREFLLMKRNSLLYIFKILQLMIMSLIGSTLFLRVKMHKDTVTDAVIYMGSLFFTVVMLTFNGMAEIPLVSFKLPVFYKQRDLLFFPAWANVIPQWILCIPVSFIEALVWVVISYYTVGYDPDATRFFKQWLLLGLLNMMATTLFRVVASIGRNMTISTTLGSFAMCILFVNCGYVLSRDKVKKWWIWAYWISPLMYADAAIYSNEFLGDSWSKIDPATNETLGVTVMKSRAFFPHEYWYWIGVGALIVLIIILNGLFTIFLTLLNAYDKQQAVLLEPEINENSNSEQYLSTGQSSSAAVQPTEERNRGMILPFEPHSLSFDNVTYSVDMPQAMKAQGVTDDTLMLLRGVSGSFRPGVLTALMGVSGAGKTTLMDVLAGRKTGGYIDGNISISGYIKKQETFARISGYCEQNDIHSPYVTVHESLMYSAWLRLSPDVDADTRKRFVEEVMELVELESLRGAIVGLPGVSGLSTEQRKRLTIAVELVANPSIIFMDEPTSGLDARAAAIVMRTVRNTVDTGRTVVCTIHQPSIDIFEAFDELFLLKRGGQEIYVGPLGQHSCELIKYFESIEGVPKIREGVNPATWMLEVTTTSQEAHLGVDFTEIYQNSELYRRNKEVINELSIPTPGSKDLYFKTQYSQPFLTQCMACLWKQRLSYWRNPPYTAIRFYYTLIVAFAFGTMFWDLGNKMSSMKDLSNAMGSMHAAVLFVGTLYAGGSQPIVSIERIVFYRETAAGMYSALPYAVGQVLVEIPYVMIQGIMYSVVVYSMMGFEWTVAKFFWYVFFFTLSLLYFTFYGMLTVAVTPTFPTAVITSSAFFAIWNLFTGFIVPRSHIPVWWRWYYWACPLAWTLYGLFASQYGDKEEMVEDIGQTVKEFLYSYYGYKHNFLGVVAVVSLAFPVFFAVIFAVCIKIFNFQNR; encoded by the exons ATGGAGGGAACTTCTCCAAGTTTTCGAAGTTTCCGTGGAAGTTTCCGGACAAATAGTGCTTCAATATGGAGAGATGGTGGCGGCGCGGTGGCTTTCTCTTCGTCACTTCGAAGAGATGAAAGGGACGACGAGGAAGCTCTTAAGTGGGCTGCCATTGAGAGGCTCCCAACTGTCGATCGCGTAAGGAAAGGCTTGCTGAATGCAATTGAAGGTGAAACTAGTGAAGTTGATATTACCAAACTTGGGTTTCAAGATAGAAAAGATTTGATCGAGCGGCTAGTGAACGATACTGATGTCGATAATGAGAGGTTCTTGATGAAACTCAGAAGACGCCTTGACAG AGTTGGAATAGAAATTCCTACACTTGACGTTCGATTCGAAAATTTAAGAGTTGAAGCAGAGGCGCAAGTTGGAAGTAGAGCTCTGCCCTCATTTACAAATTTCTCAATCAACATGGTTGAA GGTTTGTTGCAAGCTCTCCATCTATATTCAAGCCAGAAAAGGCACCTCAACATTCTTCAAGGAATCAGTGGAAGAATAAAGCCTTCCAG GTTAACATTGTTATTAGGTCCTCCAGGTTCTGGAAAGACAACGTTCTTGTTAGCATTGGCCGGAAGACTCGACAAGGACCTTTCG TGCTCTGGGAAGATTACTTACAACGGTCATGGCATTCAAGAGTTTGTCGCCCAACGAACTGCAGCCTATATAAGTCAACATGATCTTCATGTCCCAGAAATGACAGTGCGAGAAACTTTAGCATTCTCTGCTAGATGCCAGGGGGTTGGAAATCGTTTTG AAATGTTAGCAGAATTGTCCAGAAGAGAAAAGGAAGCCAACATTATGCCTGATCCTGATCTTGATATCTTCATGAAG TCGGTATCAATTGAAGGACAAGAGTCAAGTGTGATAACAGAGTATATTTTGAAG GTTTTGGGACTAGAAATATGTGCAGACACTATGGTAGGAGATGATATGATCAGGGGTATCTCCGGTGGACAGAAAAAACGTGTCACAACTG GTGAAATGCTTGTCGGACCAGCGAGACTGTTTCTGATGGATGAGATATCAACTGGACTGGACAGCTCAACAACATATCAGATTGTCAATATGCTTAAGCAATACATTCACATCTTCAAAGGAACAACCGTTATCTCTCTGCTGCAACCCCCACCGGAGACTTACAAGCTTTTCGACGACATTATCCTCCTCTCCGATGGCCAGATTGTTTACCAGGGTCCACGTGAAAATATTCTCGAGTTCTTTGAATCCATGGGGTTCAAGTGCCCGGAACGAAAAGGCGAGGCTGACTTCTTGCAAGAA GTTACATCAAAAAAAGATCAGCAACAGTATTGGGTGAGCATAGACAGGCCATACAACTACATTTCTGTGAAGGAATTTGCCGATGCGTTTCAGTCCTTCCATGTCGGAAGGGGAATCCAGCAAGAGCTTGCAACTCCATTCGATAAGAGCAAAGAGGACCCCACTCTTTTGACAACCAAAAAATATGGTGTCACTACCAATGAGTTGATGAAAGCTTGTTTCTCGAGGGAATTCTTGTTGATGAAGAGGAATTCACTTCTTTACATCTTCAAGATTCTCcaa CTTATGATAATGTCTCTAATTGGATCAACACTGTTCCTACGTGTTAAAATGCACAAAGACACAGTAACAGATGCTGTAATCTACATGGGTTCTCTGTTCTTCACCGTGGTTATGCTTACATTTAATGGAATGGCGGAGATACCGTTGGTGTCTTTTAAGCTTCCCGTGTTTTACAAACAAAGGGATCTCCTTTTCTTCCCTGCATGGGCAAATGTTATTCCTCAGTGGATTCTCTGTATCCCTGTTTCCTTCATTGAAGCACTGGTTTGGGTCGTCATCTCTTACTATACCGTCGGATATGATCCCGATGCTACGAG GTTTTTTAAGCAGTGGTTGTTGCTCGGACTTCTGAATATGATGGCTACTACTTTGTTTAGAGTGGTGGCTTCAATTGGTAGGAATATGACAATTTCCACCACATTGGGATCCTTTGCAATGTGCATACTTTTCGTCAATTGTGGCTACGTCCTCTCTAGAG ATAAAGTAAAGAAGTGGTGGATTTGGGCATACTGGATTTCGCCCCTGATGTATGCCGATGCTGCCATTTATTCAAACGAATTCCTAGGAGATAGTTGGAGCAAG ATTGATCCAGCTACAAACGAAACTCTAGGAGTTACAGTTATGAAGTCCAGGGCATTTTTTCCTCATGAATATTGGTATTGGATTGGAGTCGGGGCATTGATCGTACTTATAATCATATTGAACGGACTGTTTACTATTTTCCTCACTCTGTTAAATG CATATGATAAACAACAGGCTGTTTTGCTAGAACCCGAGATTAATGAAAATTCCAACAGTGAGC AGTATTTATCAACAGGGCAGAGTAGTTCTGCTGCAGTACAGCCGACTGAAGAAAGAAATAGGGGAATGATACTTCCTTTTGAACCACATTCTCTCAGTTTTGACAATGTTACGTACTCAGTAGATATGCCTCAG GCAATGAAAGCTCAGGGTGTGACTGATGACACATTGATGCTGCTTAGGGGTGTAAGTGGTTCATTCCGGCCTGGTGTTCTCACTGCACTTATGGGCGTCAGTGGAGCCGGAAAAACTACTTTAATGGACGTACTGGCTGGTCGGAAAACTGGAGGATATATCGACGGAAACATTTCGATTTCAGGGTACATCAAGAAGCAAGAGACGTTTGCCAGGATATCAGGATACTGTGAGCAGAATGACATACATAGTCCTTATGTTACTGTCCACGAGTCTTTAATGTATTCCGCTTGGCTTCGGTTATCACCAGACGTTGATGCTGATACCCGAAAG AGGTTTGTTGAAGAAGTGATGGAGCTGGTGGAGCTAGAGTCATTGAGAGGAGCTATCGTTGGGCTACCTGGTGTGAGCGGTCTCTCAACCGAACAACGCAAGAGATTGACCATAGCCGTTGAACTAGTCGCGAACCCGTCCATCATATTCATGGATGAGCCAACTTCAGGATTAGACGCTAGAGCTGCTGCTATCGTCATGAGAACCGTTAGGAATACGGTTGACACTGGCCGAACAGTAGTATGCACCATTCATCAGCCTAGTATCGACATATTCGAAGCTTTTGACGAG ctattcctactcaagCGTGGAGGACAAGAGATCTATGTCGGACCTTTAGGTCAACATTCCTGCGAGCTAATCAAGTATTTTGAG TCAATTGAAGGAGTCCCCAAGATTAGAGAAGGCGTTAATCCAGCTACATGGATGTTGGAAGTTACAACTACGTCACAAGAAGCACATTTGGGGGTCGATTTCACGGAAATTTATCAAAATTCAGAACTATACAG GAGAAACAAAGAAGTAATCAATGAATTATCAATACCTACACCAGGCTCGAAGGACCTGTATTTCAAAACTCAATACTCGCAGCCGTTCCTGACTCAGTGCATGGCTTGTTTATGGAAGCAGCGACTGTCGTATTGGCGAAATCCTCCATATACTGCTATCAGATTTTACTATACTCTGATAGTTGCATTTGCTTTTGGCACAATGTTCTGGGACCTAGGCAATAAAAT GTCAAGTATGAAGGATTTGTCAAACGCGATGGGTTCTATGCACGCCGCTGTTCTCTTTGTCGGAACTCTATACGCAGGGGGTTCTCAGCCTATCGTTTCCATTGAGAGAATTGTATTTTACAGGGAAACAGCAGCCGGAATGTATTCAGCCTTACCTTATGCCGTAGGGCAG GTTCTTGTTGAGATTCCATATGTTATGATACAAGGAATTATGTATAGTGTTGTTGTGTACTCAATGATGGGATTTGAATGGACAGTGGCAAAGTTCTTTTGGTATGTCTTCTTCTTCACCCTCTCCTTGTTGTACTTCACATTCTACGGCATGTTGACAGTGGCCGTCACGCCAACCTTCCCGACTGCGGTCATCACCAGTTCTGCATTTTTCGCTATTTGGAATCTCTTCACTGGCTTCATTGTTCCTCGCTCG CACATTCCGGTATGGTGGAGGTGGTACTATTGGGCATGCCCATTGGCATGGACATTGTATGGTTTGTTTGCGTCGCAATATGGAGACAAAGAAGAGATGGTTGAAGACATTGGTCAAACGGTCAAAGAGTTCCTTTACAGCTACTATGGCTACAAACATAACTTCCTGGGTGTCGTTGCCGTCGTTAGTCTCGCTTTCCCAGTATTCTTTGCCGTTATCTTTGCCGTTTGTATCAAGATTTTCAACTTCCAAAACAGATAA